GATCGCCGGCGGCTTCGATTTCGGCGCCGCGACGCAAGTCTACTGGGAAAGTTCGCTGCCGACGTTGGCCTACACCGCCGTCGTCGGATTTGTTGTGTTCTACATTCTCGATCTCGATATCCGGCTGGATATCCGGAGACGCCGACTTGATTGATCAGGTCTCAAAAACTACGCGCGGCCGCATCATGATCGGCATCGCCGCTCTCGTGCTGCTGGCGCTGGCAGCCAAGATCGTACAACTGCAGGTCATCGACTACCAATACTATCTGCAGATGTCCGAGGAAAACCGGATCCGCCTCGTCCCGCGGACCGCCATGCGGGGTAAAATTGTCGATCGTGAAGGCCGCGCCCTGGCGCAGGACCGTCCCGCCTATACAGTTTCGGTGATCCCGACCGAAGTGCGGCACCTGCAACGACTCTCCGAGGAATTGGCGCCCCTGATCGATATGGACGAGGCCGGTATTGAGAAGAAGATCAAGGACCGTCGCTCGCGCAAGCACGAGCCGGTGGCAATCCGGCGCGATCTCGCGTTTGCCTCGGTCTGCGTCATTGAAGAATCCAACGAGTTGTTTCCCGGCGTCATGTATCAACTCGATCATGCCCGGACCTACCCGTTTGGCAATGTGGCATCGCACCTGATCGGCTACACCGGTGAAGTCGACGAACGCGAAACTCAATCGCAGTATCGCATCGGCTCCATGATCGGTCGCGCCGGGGTCGAGCGTACCTATGATCAGCCCCTCCGGGGTATCGACGGCGTCGACTATCTGGAGGTCACTGCCTCGGGTCGCATCCTCGGCTCCCTCGAGTCGAAACCGAACAAAGACCCGGTCCCCGGCAGCGAACTGGGGCTGTCACTGGATCTTGATCTACAGATGTTGTGCGACTCGCTGTTCGGTGACTCGCTCGCCGGCGCCGCAGTCTTTATGGATCCCCGGACCGGGGAAGTGCTGGCGATGACTTCCAAGCCCGACTATGATGCCAACCTCTTTTCTGGCTTTGTTCCGCGCGATGACTATCAGCGGCTCGCCAGCGACGAACGCCGGCCGCTGCTCGACCGCACCATCCGCGGCCTCTATCCGCCGGGCTCGACTGCAAAATTGCTGACCGCCGGTGCCGCGCTCGAACTCGGCCTGATCGACGTCAATACCCACTTCAAACCGTGTTATGGCGGCTATCAATTCGGGAATCGCTTCTTCCGCTGCCACAAGAAATCCGGCCACGGCAGTCAGGATGTCATCGGCGCGATCGAGGTCTCCTGCGACACCTATTTCTACCAGGTCGGCCTCAAACTCGGCCTCGACAATTGGACCGATTACGCCCGCAAGTGCGGTTTTGATGTCGTCACCGGCATCGATGTCCCTAACGAGAAAGCCGGTCATGTCCCCGACGAAGACTGGTACAACAAAGCCTACGGCAAATATGGCTGGACCAAAGCCGTGTTGCTGAATCTCGGGATCGGCCAGGGCGAATTGCTGGTAACTCCGCTTTCGCTGACACAGTTCTATGCCGGCGTTGCGAATCACGGCAAAGTCATGCAACCGCATTTGATGCGCTATATCAAGTCACCCAATGGCGAAATCACGCGCGCCAATCCGGTGGTGACGCGCCAACTGCCCTTCTCCGAGCGGACCTTGAGCATTCTTGTGGAAGGCTGTCGCCGGGTCGTCGAAGGCGGAGCCGGTACCGCTGCCCGCTCGCGCATCCCCGGCATTCCCATGGGCGGCAAAACCGGCACTGCGCAAAACCCCCACGGCAACGAACATGCCTGGTTCTGTGGCTTCGCGCCGATTGACAACCCCACCATTTGTGGTTGCGTGATTGTCGAGCAGGCCGGACATGGCTCCGTCGCTGCCGCCCCGATCGTGCGAGACGTCTTTATTCGTCATTTCCAGAAAACCGGGCTGCTGGCGCCGCCGGCGCCGGCCCCCATTGAGGATTTCATCGCCCTTGAAGATCTTTACCCGGGACATCTTCAACTCCGGTAATCTACCGCTGTTCGTGGCCGCGTGCCTGCTGACGATTATCTCCATCGTGCTGGTATATTCGGCCAATCACGTCGCCACGGATCCGCGCCTGCAGGACGACTGGGTTAAGCAAATCGTTTGGTTTCTGCTCGGGATCGTCGTCTTTGTGGCTACCCTCAAAGCGCCGATGCGATTCCACGAGGCGTTTGCCTATGTCTACTATACGGTCGCCTGCGTCTTGTTGCTCGGGTTGATCCTCTTCGGCGCCAGCAAATTCGGCGCGCAACGCTGGTATCATCTCGGGTTTTTCAGCTTCCAGCCCTCCGAGGTTGCCAAGGTTGCCTTCATCTTCGCCCTGGCGCGTTACTTGAGTTATAGCCGTCGGCCCATCTCGCACCTGCGCAAGATTATCACCGCCTGCGCCATGTGCGGTTTCATCACCTTCTTGGTCTTGCGCCAACCCGACCTTGGCTCCGCCGTGATCTTCACCGTCGTCTTCTCGGCCATGATGTTCTGGGCCGGCCTCCCGGCGCGCTACTTGCTGCTCTTCTACACGCCGGTCATCAGTATGATCGCTTCCTCCAGCATGTGGGCCTGGATCATCTTCTTCGCGCTGCTGATTGTCGCCGCCACGCTGATTGTGCGCCGATCGCCCACCTTCACCATCCTGCTGGTCACCTTGAATCTGCTTGTCGGCGCGCT
The sequence above is drawn from the Candidatus Zixiibacteriota bacterium genome and encodes:
- the mrdA gene encoding penicillin-binding protein 2, with protein sequence MIDQVSKTTRGRIMIGIAALVLLALAAKIVQLQVIDYQYYLQMSEENRIRLVPRTAMRGKIVDREGRALAQDRPAYTVSVIPTEVRHLQRLSEELAPLIDMDEAGIEKKIKDRRSRKHEPVAIRRDLAFASVCVIEESNELFPGVMYQLDHARTYPFGNVASHLIGYTGEVDERETQSQYRIGSMIGRAGVERTYDQPLRGIDGVDYLEVTASGRILGSLESKPNKDPVPGSELGLSLDLDLQMLCDSLFGDSLAGAAVFMDPRTGEVLAMTSKPDYDANLFSGFVPRDDYQRLASDERRPLLDRTIRGLYPPGSTAKLLTAGAALELGLIDVNTHFKPCYGGYQFGNRFFRCHKKSGHGSQDVIGAIEVSCDTYFYQVGLKLGLDNWTDYARKCGFDVVTGIDVPNEKAGHVPDEDWYNKAYGKYGWTKAVLLNLGIGQGELLVTPLSLTQFYAGVANHGKVMQPHLMRYIKSPNGEITRANPVVTRQLPFSERTLSILVEGCRRVVEGGAGTAARSRIPGIPMGGKTGTAQNPHGNEHAWFCGFAPIDNPTICGCVIVEQAGHGSVAAAPIVRDVFIRHFQKTGLLAPPAPAPIEDFIALEDLYPGHLQLR
- the rodA gene encoding rod shape-determining protein RodA is translated as MKIFTRDIFNSGNLPLFVAACLLTIISIVLVYSANHVATDPRLQDDWVKQIVWFLLGIVVFVATLKAPMRFHEAFAYVYYTVACVLLLGLILFGASKFGAQRWYHLGFFSFQPSEVAKVAFIFALARYLSYSRRPISHLRKIITACAMCGFITFLVLRQPDLGSAVIFTVVFSAMMFWAGLPARYLLLFYTPVISMIASSSMWAWIIFFALLIVAATLIVRRSPTFTILLVTLNLLVGALSSIAWNHLHDYQQMRIKIFLDPGQDPLGAGYQIIQSKVAIGSGGLLGKGYMAGSQNKLDYLPLRHTDFIFSVGAEEFGMLGAVVILGLFAFLFLRGIRTAMKARSEFMGLVAIGAVAALAFQMFVNIGMVVGLLPVAGVPLPFVSYGGSSLLVSWMLLGIIANVERNWMEY